A single window of Streptomyces aquilus DNA harbors:
- a CDS encoding class F sortase produces MADHPPSLADNPPRTKALVVGAVAVLVLAMGLFGGHDGTPSDASRPTRAPHTDAAAAPPAARAAGNHLPRARPVRLLIPKISVDAPFTDLAIGPTGQLQPPPAGDTNLVGWFAKGASPGEAGTSIIAGHVDTTTSAAVFVDLGELEKGDTFKVRRADGRTASFVVDSVETFEKDRFPSRRVYADTAQAQVRLITCAGDYDHTVRDYTDNLVVFAHLV; encoded by the coding sequence ATGGCAGACCACCCCCCTTCCCTCGCAGACAACCCGCCCCGCACCAAAGCGCTGGTGGTGGGTGCGGTAGCGGTCCTGGTACTGGCCATGGGCCTGTTCGGCGGCCATGACGGCACGCCGTCCGACGCCTCCCGCCCGACCCGGGCCCCGCACACCGATGCCGCGGCGGCTCCGCCGGCCGCACGGGCCGCGGGGAACCATCTGCCGCGCGCGAGACCCGTACGCCTGCTCATTCCGAAGATCTCCGTCGATGCGCCCTTCACGGATCTCGCCATCGGCCCCACCGGACAGCTCCAGCCGCCCCCGGCCGGGGACACCAATCTCGTCGGCTGGTTCGCCAAGGGAGCCTCCCCCGGGGAGGCGGGCACCTCGATCATCGCCGGGCACGTCGACACGACGACCTCGGCTGCCGTCTTCGTGGACCTCGGAGAGCTGGAGAAGGGGGACACCTTCAAGGTGCGGCGGGCCGACGGGCGCACCGCGTCCTTCGTGGTCGACAGCGTGGAGACGTTCGAGAAGGACCGCTTCCCGAGCCGGCGCGTCTACGCCGACACGGCCCAGGCGCAGGTCCGGCTCATCACCTGTGCGGGTGACTACGACCATACGGTCCGGGACTACACGGACAACCTGGTGGTCTTCGCCCACCTGGTCTGA
- a CDS encoding FAD-dependent oxidoreductase — protein MARRTERTDEQTDETIHHVPVLIVGGSLVGLSTSLFLSRLGVRHTLVERHAGTSIHPRGRGNNVRTMELFRTAGVEPGIREAAATLDDNHGILQTPTLVGDAGEWLFKEIDAGGALARFSPSSWCLCSQNDLEPVLLAHAERLGGDLRYGTEMLSFDSDSSGVTAVVKSRETGEHTTIRADYLVAADGPRSPVREQLGIAQSGPGDLFSNVSITFRSRRLAEVVGDRRFIVCYLTNPEADGALLPVDNRENWVFHAPWHPEQGETLEEFTDERCAEHIRRAIGVADLDVQVTGKAPWNAAERVARSYRAGRVFLAGDSAHEMSPTGAFGSNTGIQDAHNLAWKLAAVLGGWAGEALLDSYDAERRPVAEATSARASARSVEHSHPGFAPPPGMGGGGGGGPQRGILGVVLGYRYPRGAVLGTDPDTPVVPERFELSGEPGSRAPHLAVRHRGEQISTLDLYERSFVLLSDADHPSGWHEAAVRVAASMSVPLTSYRLGSGPDAELTPEGGADWAAAHGTTPEGAVLVRPDGFVAWRAAGAEPDAESVLRHALTTLLATV, from the coding sequence ATGGCACGAAGAACGGAACGAACAGACGAGCAGACCGACGAGACGATCCATCACGTCCCCGTCCTCATCGTCGGAGGATCCCTCGTCGGGCTGTCGACGTCGTTGTTCCTGAGCCGGTTGGGCGTACGGCACACGCTGGTGGAGCGGCACGCAGGAACGTCCATTCACCCCCGTGGGCGCGGGAACAACGTCCGTACGATGGAGCTGTTCCGGACGGCCGGCGTCGAGCCGGGGATCCGGGAGGCCGCCGCCACCCTGGACGACAACCACGGGATCCTCCAGACACCCACCCTGGTGGGCGACGCGGGGGAGTGGCTGTTCAAGGAGATCGACGCGGGCGGCGCACTGGCCCGCTTCAGCCCCAGCTCCTGGTGCCTGTGCAGCCAGAACGACCTGGAGCCGGTGCTGCTCGCGCACGCCGAGCGGCTCGGCGGCGATCTGCGCTACGGCACCGAAATGCTGTCGTTCGACAGTGACTCCTCCGGCGTCACCGCGGTGGTCAAGAGCCGGGAGACCGGCGAGCACACCACCATCCGCGCGGACTACCTCGTCGCCGCGGACGGCCCCCGCAGCCCCGTTCGTGAGCAACTCGGCATCGCCCAGAGCGGTCCTGGCGACCTGTTCAGCAACGTCAGCATCACCTTCCGGTCCCGCCGGCTCGCCGAGGTCGTGGGCGACCGCCGCTTCATCGTCTGCTACCTGACGAACCCGGAGGCGGACGGGGCGCTGCTGCCGGTGGACAACCGGGAGAACTGGGTGTTCCACGCTCCCTGGCATCCCGAACAGGGCGAAACGCTGGAGGAGTTCACCGACGAGCGGTGCGCGGAGCACATCCGGCGCGCGATCGGAGTGGCCGACCTCGACGTACAGGTCACCGGTAAGGCTCCCTGGAACGCCGCCGAGCGGGTGGCCCGCAGCTATCGGGCGGGGCGGGTCTTCCTGGCCGGAGACTCGGCCCACGAGATGTCCCCCACCGGTGCCTTCGGCTCCAACACCGGCATCCAGGACGCGCACAACCTCGCCTGGAAACTGGCCGCGGTGCTCGGCGGCTGGGCGGGGGAGGCGCTGCTGGACAGCTACGACGCCGAGCGGCGCCCGGTGGCCGAGGCGACCAGCGCCCGCGCCTCCGCACGGTCCGTGGAGCACAGCCACCCCGGCTTCGCTCCGCCACCCGGCATGGGCGGTGGCGGTGGCGGCGGCCCGCAGCGCGGCATCCTCGGCGTGGTCCTCGGCTACCGCTATCCACGCGGAGCAGTCCTCGGAACCGACCCCGACACTCCGGTCGTACCGGAACGCTTCGAGCTGTCCGGGGAACCCGGCAGCAGAGCGCCGCACTTGGCGGTCCGTCATCGAGGCGAACAGATCTCCACTCTGGACCTCTACGAGAGGTCGTTCGTCCTGCTCAGCGACGCCGATCACCCAAGTGGCTGGCACGAGGCGGCCGTCCGCGTCGCCGCATCGATGTCCGTCCCCCTGACCTCGTACCGGCTGGGCAGCGGCCCCGATGCCGAGCTGACGCCCGAGGGCGGGGCGGACTGGGCGGCCGCTCATGGAACGACGCCCGAAGGCGCCGTGCTGGTCCGGCCCGACGGGTTCGTGGCCTGGCGGGCCGCAGGGGCGGAGCCTGACGCCGAGTCAGTGCTGCGTCATGCGCTGACCACGCTGCTGGCAACCGTCTGA